CTTGACACACAGAGCGGCTACAGTAAACAAAGGTTTGACTGCAGATGTGGCTGACGCCTCCTGCTGGCCAGTTTGACAGACCCAAACGTCTCATCTGCTGCACTGACAGGATAATTGAAACACATCAACTACTGAAGCAGACAAAAAACCAAAGCAACAGTTTCAATCTtttctataataataataataataataataataataataataataaaaactctGCAGTCATCACAGTGAGCAACCTGCAGCTGTATCTCGAAAAACACCTTAAGTGGCACAAATATGTTCTCTTACCCTGAATAGTGTCATTCCTCAATAAATAGAAGCAATCCATGACCCAAACTCACACAGAACAGAAGGAGCTGTGAGGACAGTGCTTTACTTAGGACGACCAAATCCAAATATAACTTGTCTTGACATCTTCTCTAAGCATGTTCAGCTTTCTGGAGGCTGCATGGAGAAATCATGAGATGACCATATGATACATAATATatgtaacatgtttttttctgtggacATTGAACTTAGAGACAATAATCCATGTATGAGGTAATGAAAGATGTGTAGATGCTGCACATCtatgttcatttattttttgatgctgTGAACTGAAGGACTAGAAGCACCTCACACAAACAAAGTGAAatagagagcagaggagagaaacAAACCAAATGCACTGACTAAAGATGGTGGGTTCAGCACCAGCTGGTACAGACCACACTATGATGAGGAGACAGGACTTGGATGATGTGcctctctgtttctgtctttaTGGCTGTGATTCTACCATCCATCCGGCTTGAAGCTtgttaaaaaagtgaagaaTCATTTGCTAATGTTTAACAAAAACTGAACAGAATTACTGTGCAGTCAGTTTAGCTGTGTCAGTGTACAAACAGCcagttttaagtttttttttattgcagtaaCACTGCACTAAACTAAGTAAACCTGCATATTTCTTAATGGCCATCATGTAGCAACTGCTCTGGTTGTGAAGGATAGTGCTTTCTTGAATTGATAGCTTCTATTACTAGTTTTAagcctttatttatttgatataaTATGAGGTTTATTTTAAATCATGGTCTCATTTAGAGTGAATCGCGAAGCAGTGTATGATTGAGGGCATGGCTGGTAAGTTCCGGTTGTATAACTGTGTGGTCTGCTCTTGCTCTTGGTTAGATTTACCTTCTTGCTCAAAAAAGATGGCCAAAAAATATCAGACTCCAGGAATCCAGTGGGAGATATACATATATGCATATACAGTCTCATAAGTTTTCATCATATAGTAAAAGTCTTCTGCTGAAAGATTTCCAAATATGTTTCAGATCACAGCACTGCAGGTTGTGCACGGTTTGACAGACAGGCAAATACACCCAGTCTCTCTGTGAGCCTATGAGAACAAACCTTTTGGATTAGCAGCGTACTATTTTATCATACATGCTACTAGAGTGAAAGTTTGCTCCAAACAAAGATTCTGATCCGATAAATGTGTCAGcatctgtgttgttttgtgaaagaagaagaaatgagtCCAGGAGCTGTAGAATTGTTTCTCTCTATGGATGTAAAATTTGTAAAATATCATTTGGATCTACTGCTCTGTCATCAAGAATATTTGACATATATCTGTATCTTTTCCCCttaaatactgtatatacaATTCATTCCTCCTCTTTTAGGTATTAAATACTTAATATCTAAGTTGGAGAACAGCATTTATCTACAGCATGATGTCTTAACAGGATGTAAATGCTGTCCCTCCTAATTCACAGTCACTGGATCACTGAATGCTCCAGAAAAGCCCTTTAAAATAATGTTAGTTTTCTCTGTTAGTACTGAAACAGTCACATACTGACATATCACAGCCTGGCTCTCCAGCCTCTGACGTCAGaaggcaaacaaaaaaaccaacaaccccGTGTTGACCCTGTGTGACAGCTACACCAATGAACACAAATATGAATCAACCAGAATCTGTATGAGAAATTATTTGAgcttttatgcatttttatgtatccattttcttcttcttctttcagctgctccctttaggagTCACCACAGCAGCTCATCTGCCTCTATCATCACCATATCccagcatcctcttctgtcacacccaccctctgcatgtcctccttcactacatccaggAATTTTCTGTGGtcatcctcttctcctcctctgcacattctgttttttgtaattCAGTCTCTTTATACAAGGTGTGATCAATCTAGCCAGTCTCCCATTCAAAATCATCTTCTCAGGCACGTCCGAATAGCTGCGATATTTAGACCATGTCACGGAAGTCTCATTTTGGGTATTTACACTGTGACCTTAAACTTTGGCAGAGGTCAAACATCTTTTGTTTAAAACCGACCCAAATTTCACAAGAAGGCGATCAGCACTTGGTGATGACCAAGAAGCTGCTCAAAGGCAGAATTGCTCAGTTTATTAATCATGAATTCATTAATTCAATGTGGACTTCTACTGTAAAGTCCCGAGGAGTCTGAGGGAGACCAGTGAGAGGAAATGATGCCATCCATGCTGTGGTCCTATGTGCCGTGACGTGTCCGCTCAGAGTGCATTGAAAACTCCACAACAACACAATCACTCACCCAATTTGCCTCACTGGGATTTTTACcaccaaaattaaaatgaactctTAAGATCAATGTTTTCACACaatggaggagatccagcatACACTGCATAGGAACAAAAACAAGGGGGAAGAACAAAacttctaaaaaaaacaataatagaaGCCAGGATGAAATCAGTCCATAGGTGCACAAGGAGATGCACTTGAATATGAGCCCAAATTAAAACTGGGTGGACTTTTTGATTTTTATGAAACTCTACTCGGAACGTTCTGATTACAACTTGTAAAAGCGTGTCATTTGTTTGTGATTGTCAGTGCTTTAGGACAATCTCAACTCTGTGTGAAGCATATATATTTGCCAAAAATGATTTTGGCATGAATCTATGTAATTGCTGTGTGAAAACTTTGCTGTTCGTTTTGGGCTCAACACCCCATcactctttcaaaggaagagacCGTGTCTGTGCAGTTATGAGCTTTTACCTGAAGTTAAACTGAGTGTTTGTGTAAGAGCTGAAAAACAGCTTACATACTAATAAATACTCTCTATTGAAAAGATTATTTCCTCAGTCGCTGGATTTAATAGAACATTAGCTGGGGACTATTTTCAGTGACAGATTAATCTACATTTGGTGCTTCAGTGGTTTTTGTGACAGCAGGATGGTGTGTGCGGGGCTAGGCCTATCTAAGCTACAATGTTTGCATTCCTGCTAATGAAAGAACAAGTCACCGAGGTCAACAGTGAGATATTTAACTATTTTAGGAACAACAGTGGAGCTCTGttggacagagagagagcaggcTTTGATACACTCACACATAATACTTGCTGGTTTTGGTCTGACATTAGCTTTAATATCCACACAACCAGACTTACTTATCTTACCTCCTCTGTTTGCACTGCTGTGGTGCATTTAAACAAATGAAATCTGTGTTGAAGTTACTGAAGAAAACTCacattataaatattttttttgtcgaTTCTTGTTCATGCTTTGACGGCAGATATGTTGAGTAGCTACTTACCTAGCTATTCAGCAAATAAAAGGCGCAGTTTTTGAAATTAGTCCCTTCGTGTGTTTCAGTGATGCATTCACCTTTTTGCTTTAGCGTTGCAGACTTCCATCATTGCTGCCCTGAAGTTTGGTCTAAAAGCCATTCACTGACAGCATAGTGCTGAAATAACTGAATGTGTATTGAATCGTTTAAATCAGCGGTGCTGTTTTGCTAAACGTCGGTGCTGACACTGTGGGTGACTACTTCCTTCATGGTGACCTGGCGGATGAGGTTCAGCTTCTGGTAAAAGCTGGCCAAGTCCATGGGCAACTCCATGTCCTGCTGCTGCACAGTCCTGTAGCTGATCCTGCGACCGCCATTGCACAGCCTCTCTGGGTGCTGCAAGTAGAAGGGCAGTGAGCAGCGGGCACAGGAAGGGCAGAAGGCGTGCGAGCGATAGCACCTGCGTGGCGGCGGAGGCGGAGGTGAGTAGCTGACGGGGCCATTGGCTTCAGTGAGGAAAGTGGGAGGGTACGTCTCGGGCTCGTCGCTGTATTGCTCTGGCGTTGGAGGTGTAGGAGGAGCCGACAGAGCCAGGGGGCGAGACGGCGACATGGTGGCGAGCTCAGGTTCCTCCTCTTCCCCCTTCTCAGACTCCTCCCTCTTACAGCAGTAATACTGGAGCAGGTGAGagtcaaacatttaaaaagacaaacagtaaaccaaaggagaaaagaatgattgattgattgattgattgattgattgatattgattgatatacctttattaatcccacaagatgaaatttcatgttaaggctgccgacctattgcacgcaatggcggcgccatcttaccctccgaccatacatacatactTTCCGTGTTTGACCATACTACTCTTTCAAATCAAATGTTTCAACCAATCGGATCCGTGTTAACTACGAGTATGAACCACAGTAAATATAGGGCGTGAAAAAACAAGCTGGTTTGTGTAACTTTGAAAGATAGCAAGTGAGTGTAGTGAGCTAGTTGgcatgtttttgtctgatttttggCATTTTCATAAAAGCAATGAACCGTCTATCTATGACCACCTACTGGTAACATGGAAGAAATCAGGTGTAAACAGAATCACAAAGATGAAGAACAAACTGCCACCTTAGGAGCTTTCAAAGCTAGGAAGTAGCTAGCATATACTTGGTGTCTCTGCGAGAGCGTGTGCATGAAACGCACTTGCAGACCATCACTTTCAAATGATATTTGGCAGGTGATCACAAAAAGCAcccatcactcctaaaactaCAGTTGCAACCTTACATGCTAACTGCTAGGACTCACTCAGGAAGAAAACATGTGGATGTGAGTTTCTGAAAGTCTCAGAAAAAAGTCCCATTTGGTTTTAAAGGTTTTACAGTTGAGGATTATTTCAACATGAGTTATTTGTTATTAGTATGCTCTGTCTCGGCAGGTTGTGTTGCACTATTTGGATGTCAGCTGtagatttctaaaaaaaaagcaagattGTTACACAAATCCAAGTCTGGCTAAaagtaaacacagaaatgttCCACTTGGACTGCTTTGATAATTAGGAAAACTGTCTGGGGCAGCAAATTACTGCCAGCTTTTTGCACTGCACACATCCGTTTGTTTACATGTGTGAACATTCGTCAAGTTTCTTGTTTTCATGAATACGGTGCTGAGGTGCATTTTGCATTCTGTTAAACTTTAGATGTATAATGAACAGTGAGACAATCATACCTGCAACCTACATAAACACAGCACCGCGACGATCgtcagtaagatgactgtagcCAAAATTCCTCCTGCGATGACCACTGTCCCGGCTGACATTCGAAATCCTCTCCATCAACACCCTGCAATCAAAGCAATGAGTCAGAGTTTATTTTTTGGTTAGAGTAGTTTAAAGGACTTCACACATGACTGAGAAACCAGTAAAATGGTCAAACACGGAAGCAACGTATGTATGACTGCTTTAAAGGAAACTCAGTCAAAATCCAGATGGAGAGAAGGTCTTaagtttaaaatcattttaaacttttctaagaagagaagggaaaagggagaaGGAGACCACAGAGGGAATATTAGCAGCGTTTTCCTGACTCACACTGGGATTTGGCTGGTGACTGACCTACGTAAGGACAATTAGTCAGCATGAAAGCAATGAGTCTGCAATGAGTCTTTGTTATGTTATTTGACAGAAATCTGTGGATTTTTTCAGTTCTCTGTAAACAGGAATGTTTGTTATGGTCGAGTAACTGAAACCCTCATTAAAATAACTCATTTAAAAACCTAAACTTATTACAACGCTGGCAGTTTCCCTTGGGCTTTGCCCAAAAGCTCTTTTGGGAGAAAGTGAGGGTTTCTATGCAGGAAACGCTTATTAGAGAAGAGATTGGGTTGGAAATGGAGCAAGAgaaggaagaagagagagaggcaCAGGTCAGCCAGGAGGTGCAAAAGAACAGATGGAAAGAAAATAATGAGAGGAGGGGAAAGAAGCAGGGTGAAGGATACACAAAGATGAAGAAGgtcagagaaaaagaaggtaATGAGGAAAATCATGTTATGGGGGAGAGAACATAGTGACGGGGAAGGAAAATTaaaagagatgatgatgatatatAAGGAGAAAAGGAGTGCAGATGGTGGGTGGGGAGGCTGTAGGAAAGATAATGATGTTGCTGCTACATTTTTACAACTATACTTTAGAGCTTCATGGCAGAGCCATAAAGTGTTTGAACTCTTGCCAGCAGCCATTACAGAAAATACTGCTTATTGATTCTTATACTTCATTTTTGTCAGTAATCTAATTGGTCAGAAAATGTAGTCACAGTAAGCCAAGTGCAAAGCCGGCCAACAATCGAGAGGTCCAAGGAAGAAAATGCATTTCCCACTTGATCCAGACTTTAAGGAGAGCTCAGTTTAACATGGCAAACCATAATCAAGCATCCTCGAGACATTTTAATCTGGATTTTCCACTGAAACAGCTCTTCTCAGAGTTTTCACATTGGCATTGCGAAATCACGTAAGAAATATTGTCAAGTTGAGTTCCACTGTGTCACGCTCTGAAATGGACATTTAGTCATACCTTTCATCGTGTCTGGATTATTAAAGAACAATAATCAGGAGGTGTACAAATGTATAGTTTCTAACAGAAATTGTATAATTTCTTTGTGTTCAAGTCAACTGGGCTTCTCAGACACTTtgtgaaggttaaaaaaaatctaaacaagCCTCACTTGTCAGTATTTTACAGGCTAACTGTCCATTAAACATTTGGCGCCTGTTACTTGAAGGAATTCAGCTAAATGCACTTAAAACAACCTGAGAATTAAACAATAAAGCAGCCATTGGCCCAAAAACATGCACTAAACTGTTTTCAGATTAGAAATTGGAAAAACGTTATACCTAATCTAGTTTGTCTCCTTCAAACTAtataagagaaaaacagaaacattataTCATTACATTGTATCATTtgcttttcattcatatttaattaataGATATGGTCCCAAAGCAGAATTACATGTGTATTAGTGAAttgaaagaaaaattaaaaaagaaaaattgagtCACTAGCAAATGTTCGTCAACCATTTAATGCGTCAACAGAAGGAAATCTGACAAGTTCCCCTTGCAGGCAACTGAATGACTGCAGTCAGTCACTTCAATGTTGCATCATTACTTTGGGTTTTCTTGATgatttacaaaataaatcatGACAGACACTAAAATGCCAGCAGGCAGATGCAGACAGTAACATGAAAGGAGATGTGACTAACATAAAGCTAAAATcttaatacaatatacaaaaATTCTCTGAAACTGCCAAAAGCTTCATCAGGGAGAAAAACCTTCCTCATTGGTGGATCCTGAATATGAGTCTTTAATCATCTTCCATTGCTCAGcagtttgagtttgttttttgtagcaaGTACTTTGAGTACTCAACAAAGTAGAAATTATGCTAGTCTAGTACTGATATGTTTACCATAAGTGTTAGGTGACAGATTAATAAAGTGCTAGACTTTAACACATCAAAACTGGTGAACATGCTGTTTGTGCCTCACAAAAAGCCTTATAATTGTCAGGCAACTGGATTAAAAGTACAATTATTTTTTACCACAGGTAAAAGCTAGCATACAGCTTACATACGCAGGACTCTCGAACTCCAGTCCTCAGGGGCCAGTGTCCTGAgactgttgcaacacacctgaatacaattagtaggtcattagcaagactctatagaacttgactgcatgctgaagtgccaacccctaaccctactcaagtaaatttcagtaaatgtaagtgtttggaaaaatgtacatctaaaagtacttttagtgcaccatgttcattcactcataagctgctgtaacatgaatcaaatggctgaatgcCACCTGAATATGCAGTCAAGCTCTatagagtcttgctaatgacctactaattgtattcaggtgtgttgcagcagggacacgtggaaaagtttcaggactccggccctcgaggactggagtttgagacccctaaCCTACAGCAACCTGTGTGGGCTTCCACTATCAATCAAGGCAGCTGTACCCTTAACTTTAAGACTCACTAGTATCCAAATTGAGCATACAGTTGTTATGAATAGGATAATTATCCATAAACTCCAAATCTGTGTTTTGTACCAGGCTGAAAACATATTTCTGCTTTGAAGTTTGTCATTTTCTTTGGGAGTCTACAGGGATTGTGCCATATTTAAAGCCAACCTGATGCAGGTTTTTGAAGAACCACAGGTTTTCACTTCATCACCAGAGAGTGGAGGTAATCCACCTAGAAGCTACCAGATGTCATAAATGTTCTGCGGAGCTGTAAGATTACATGTTACTggaaaaacaggagaaacataCAAATACAACTACAGTAACCAAAATGTACTTTctagaattaaaaataaataaatgcaaggTTGAGTGCAAACTTTTGTTCAGAAAACTAGGATGTGGCAAGTCTGCTCTATGGATGCACAATCTTTTTAGAGCACTTTTTGGTATGAAAATAATTTAAGGAGCTAAAAGTTGAGCAGTTcccagtaaataataaatattattatatactgaatatataataatataatattcatTATGTTACATGCACGTTTCTTCTGATAAAGGCCTGTCACAGCTACTTGTTCAACCAAAATTAAAAACCCTATGGATCATA
This region of Pelmatolapia mariae isolate MD_Pm_ZW linkage group LG12, Pm_UMD_F_2, whole genome shotgun sequence genomic DNA includes:
- the LOC134639442 gene encoding protein FAM163B-like — protein: MSAGTVVIAGGILATVILLTIVAVLCLCRLQYYCCKREESEKGEEEEPELATMSPSRPLALSAPPTPPTPEQYSDEPETYPPTFLTEANGPVSYSPPPPPPRRCYRSHAFCPSCARCSLPFYLQHPERLCNGGRRISYRTVQQQDMELPMDLASFYQKLNLIRQVTMKEVVTHSVSTDV